One window of Perca fluviatilis chromosome 12, GENO_Pfluv_1.0, whole genome shotgun sequence genomic DNA carries:
- the LOC120569489 gene encoding uncharacterized protein LOC120569489, with protein MVIANNVILLRQIQRRVIEDNNHFQGINSISLSTIDRILRKHRFRMKQVYRVPFERNSDRRIFEIDGWPVPPEIIFVDEAGFNLTKRRRRGRNIIGHRAIVNVPGQRGGNVTMCAAISQRGVLHRHASLGPYNTTLLLSFLDGLREHMFQLDHREPAQPEHPHYVVVWDNVSFHRAALLRDWFTNNPIFSNLFLPAYSPFLNPIEEFFSAWRWKVYDREPFMRVHLLQAMEEACLDISIDACQGWIRHARGFYPRCLARANIACDVDEILWPDPEQLCSTVIQ; from the exons ATGGTTATTGCCAATAATGTAATCCTCCTGCGACAGATTCAAAGGAGAGTGATTGAGGATAATAATCATTTTCAAGGAATAAATTCCATCAGCCTTTCCACAATTGATCGCATCCTCCGAAAGCATCGGTTCCGGATGAAACAGGTGTACCGCGTCCCTTTTGAACGAAACTCTGACAGG AGAATCTTTGAGATTGACGGCTGGCCTGTTCCACCTGAAATTATCTTTGTGGATGAGGCTGGTTTCAACCTCACCAAAAGAAGGAGAAGGGGGAGGAATATAATCGGCCATCGGGCTATTGTAAATGTCCCTGGTCAGCGTGGAGGGAATGTCACGATGTGCGCAGCCATCAGCCAACGAGGGGTACTCCACCGCCATGCCAGTCTAGGACCCTATAATACTACTCTCCTTCTTTCATTCCTTGACGGTCTAAGAGAGCATATGTTCCAGCTGGACCACAGGGAACCAGCACAACCAGAGCACCCTcactatgttgttgtttgggatAACGTCAGCTTCCATCGCGCTGCTCTGCTTCGTGACTGGTTTACCAATAACCCAATATTTTCCAACCTCTTTCTGCCTGCATACTCTCCATTTCTTAACCCAATAGAGGAGTTTTTTTCGGCATGGCGGTGGAAAGTGTATGACCGAGAACCTTTTATGCGTGTTCACCTCCTTCAGGCCATGGAAGAAGCCTGCCTAGACATATCAATAGATGCGTGCCAGGGGTGGATCAGGCATGCAAGAGGATTTTACCCCCGCTGCCTGGCTAGGGCCAATATAGCCTGTGATGTGGACGAGATTCTCTGGCCTGACCCAGAGCAACTGTGTAGTACTGTAATACAGTAA